The Papaver somniferum cultivar HN1 chromosome 3, ASM357369v1, whole genome shotgun sequence genome includes a region encoding these proteins:
- the LOC113356477 gene encoding photosystem II 22 kDa protein, chloroplastic-like, producing the protein MAQSMMLMSNVAGQGLNFKREALVDRLKPKPFSHFLLPSSLSSPSTSSSSKTFTTFALFKSKTKAPAKKAAPAPKPKVEDGIFGTSGGIGFTKQNELFVGRVAMLGFAASLLGEAITGKGILSQLNLETGIPIYEAEPLLLFFILFTLLGAIGALGDRGKFVDDAPATGIDRAVIPPGKGFRAALGLKEGGPVFGFTKSNELFVGRLAQLGVAFSIIGEIITGKGALAQLNIETGVPIGEIEPLVLFNVVFFFIAALNPGSGKFVTDDGEEE; encoded by the exons ATGGCTCAATCAATGATGCTTATGTCCAATGTTGCAGGACAAGGTCTAAACTTCAAAAGAGAAGCATTGGTTGATAGATTGAAACCCAAGCCATTTTCtcatttcttacttccttcaagcCTTTCTTCTCCTTCTACTTCTTCCTCTTCTAAAACATTCACTACTTTTGCTTTGTTCAAGTCCAAAACCAAAGCTCCAGCCAAGAAG GCCGCACCAGCACCAAAGCCAAAGGTAGAAGATGGTATTTTCGGAACATCCGGAGGAATTGGATTCACCAAGCAAAACGAGTTGTTCGTTGGTCGTGTTGCTATGTTGGGATTTGCC GCATCCTTGTTGGGAGAAGCAATTACTGGTAAAGGAATTCTATCGCAGTTGAACTTGGAAACTGGAATCCCAATTTATGAAGCAGAGCCCCTACTTCTTTTCTTCATTTTGTTCACTCTCTTGGGAGCTATTGGAGCCCTTGGAGACCGTGGTAAATTCGTCGACGATGCACCTGCTACCGGAATTGACAGAGCCGTCATCCCACCCGGAAAGGGATTCAGAGCTGCTCTAGGTCTCAAAGAAGGAG GGCCCGTATTTGGATTCACAAAGTCAAATGAGCTATTTGTTGGAAGATTAGCACAACTTGGAGTTGCATTCTCTATCATCGGAGAAATCATCACAGGGAAAGGAGCTTTAGCACAACTAAACATTGAAACTGGTGTCCCAATCGGTGAAATCGAACCACTTGTGTTGTTCAAtgttgtcttcttcttcattgctGCTTTAAATCCTGGTTCTGGAAAGTTTGTAACtgatgatggagaagaagaatga